The window GCCGTCTAATTTCCCTTTATTGATATAATTCTTCACTAGCCTATCTTCAAGACTATGATAACTCATTACAACCAATCTCCCACCTGGTTTTATTACTTCTTCCATTTGAAGTAGAACCTCCTCTAAAGCCTTCAATTCTTCATTCACTTCAATTCTTAAGGCTTGAAATACCTGAGCATAATATTTATTCTCTCTACCTCTTTTGGCAAATTTCTCCAAAACAGCTTTAAGCTCTCCTATGGTATTAATGGGATTATTATTTCTGGCTGAAACTATAGCAGCTGCTAAAGTTTTTGCATTTCTAACCTCACCATATAGCCCAAAAATTTTATGTAAGTCTGCTTCACTGTATTCATTAATGACCTGTTTGGCAGATAATGAAGCATTTTGATCCATTCTCATATCCAATTCAGCGTCAAAACGAGTAGAAAATCCTCTTTCTGCTTTATTAAACTGATGGGAAGAAACTCCCAAATCAGCTAAAACTCCATCGAGCTGTTTAACTCCATACAGTTTTAAATACTTCTTAATATATCTGAAATTTGCTTGAACAAATTCAAAGCCTGGATGATCAATGGTCTCAGCATTTGCTTCAGCATCTTGATCTTGATCGAAGCTGAATAACCTACCATCGGTTAACTTCTCTAAAATTGCTTTAGTATGTCCGCCTCCGCCAAAAGTTAAATCGGCATAAACTCCAGATGGCTTTATAGCCAATCCATCCAGACATTGCTGTAACATAACCGGTTCGTGATATTCGCTCATATTGATTAAGATTCAAAAAGGTGTTTCTCAGCTAATTCAGAAAATTCTTTCTGGTCCTTAATCAGGTAATCATCATATTTAGATGGTTCCCATATTTCAACTCGATTTCCCATCCCCACAACAATTGACTCCTTTTGAAGTCCAGCAAAGGACATCATATTTTTAGGAATCAAAATTCTTCCTGCACTATCAAGTTCCACGATTGCATTGCCCCTAAAGAAATTACGCTGAAGATTTCTGTATTCAGCATTAAATTCATTCAAGCCAGCGATTTTAGAAAATATCTTTTTGTATTCAAGCATAGGATATAATACCAAACATGGTTCAAATCCTCTGCGCACGACAAGCTCATCACCGCTTCCCTCTGGAAGGCTGTTTTTGATCTTGGCTGGCAAGACCATTCGCCCTTTGGCGTCTAGCTTACAATCATATTCACCGGTGAAGAATGCCATGCTTACATTTTACACAATTTCTTATATGCAAAGCTAAAACAATATGCGACATTTCATACCACTTTCCCCCACTTTTTTACACTTTTCTTCAAAAGATTACATTTTCATCCCCAAATTTTAAAAGAAAATATAGCTTAAAAGCATTTTAAGGCCAGGAAATAAAAAATTAGAAGTGAAATTTCAAGAGGTATTAATATGACATAAGATACTGATAACCAGAATAATAAGACTGGATATAATTATTGAAAGATTAGAAGGTAAAGGATTGTAAATCAGAGAGAAGTGAAAATTATTAATTATTTCAGCACGTGTAATATTTGAAATTAAGAATTTTTCAGAAAAAGTGATTTTCATCTCAATAAGGATAGAATTTCGGCTCTATCCGCATCTAATTCTGGTGGTGGGGGAAGGTGGGAGATTTTTTCCATAAATTGAATTTCCCCCACAAAATGTCTTAATCCGTGGGGGTTTTCACCTTCTTGAAAAATCATTTCGGAAGCTTCTTTTGTTTCAAAAACTTCATCAATCGATTTCAAAACTCCAGCGGGTACATTTGCTGAATTTAGTTGATGAATCAATTCTTCAGCCAGAATATTTTCAGCTTTTTCTAAAAGATATTGATTTATGATTTCCCTATTTTGAACGCGCTCAGAATTCGATTTAAACCGCTGATCATCAACAATATTTCCCAATCCTAAAACCTTACAGAGGTTCCTGAATTGTTTATCCGTTCCAACGGCCAAAAGTATTTCTTTTTGGTTTTTCGTTCTTAACACTGTTCCATAAGGAGCAATATTAGGATGCTCTGTCCCCATCTTTGTTGGAATATGTTTAGCAACCAGATAATTCGTAGCTTGATTTACCAAGGCTGATACAGCTGATTCAAATAAAGAAACGGAAACTTTTGAACCCACCCCATTTTTTAAAAGGTTTATATAGGCCAGTAAAATTGCTTCTTTAAGCTGATGAGCTGCTAATACATCCACAAGGGCAACCGGCATCTTTAAGGATTTCCCACCAGGTTCACCATTCATCTTCATAAATCCACTTTCTGCCTGAATTATAGCATCATAACCTACCCTTTTATCATGCTCACCATAACCAGTAATTTGACCATATATAATTTTTGGATTTAATAATTTTAAGGATTCAAAATCAACTTTAAGCTTTTGGGCATCACCTGACTTATAACTTGCAATCACTACATCTGAGATCTTTACAAGTTCATAAAATATAGATAAATCCTCCTGATTCGATAGATCTAAAGCAATGGATTTTTTACCGCAATTCGCTGAAGAAAAATAAGCAGACACAGAGCTTTCCTTTTCTTCATTCTTTAATTTCCAAGATCGCGTTACATCTCCGCAACTTTTGGGGTTTTCGATTTTGATTACTTCAGCCCCCAACTCAGCAAAAAACTGACCTACAGATGGGCCTGCAAGCACATTTGCTAGTTCTAAAACTCTCAATTCTTTAAAAATACCCTCCATAAAACATTAGATCATTACGATTCTAAACTTCTGTTAACTTCCATTTACCTCTCTTAAACCAAATAATTGAAATAATGGCAAGAAGAGCGAAAGCCGAAACAATCCCAATATAGACACCATTTGAACCATAACCCATTTGATTTGCTATATAATAAGCCAAAGGAATTTGAAATAGCCAAAAACATACAAAATTGATGATAGTTGGCGTTTTGGTGTCTCCTGCACCGTTGAAAGCATGACTCAACACCATTCCGTAAGCAAAAAAGATGTAGCCAAAGCAAATGAATCGAACTGCTTTAATGGCTTCAGCTTTTACTGCTGCTACATCTGTAAAAATTCCAACGATTTCATTTGAAAAGATGAAAAACACTAAAGAAACTGTAAATAGGAAAATCACATTATAACGAGCAGCGAGCCAAACTGACTTCTCTGCTCTTTCGGGAAATTTAGCCCCCAAGTTTTGACCCACTAAAGTTGCTCCTGCATTACTGATTCCGAAGGAGGGCAGTATGGTAAAAATAATAATGCGGAGTGCAATGGTATAACCTGCTAAAACTTCACTGCCAAAATTTGAAATGATTCTAACCAAAAATATCCAACTGGCGGATTCAATTAAAAATTGCCCTACCCCACCCGAAGCAATTTTCACTATTCTTTTTATAATAGAAAAATCAGGTTTTAAATGATGAAAAGAAACGCTTATTACTCCTGTTCCTTTCAATAAATGATAAAGTTGATACAAGACTCCAATACTTCTACCTATGGCCGTGGCAATTGCAGCTCCAGTAACTCCCATTTCTGGGATTGGTCCAAATCCAAAAATGAATATTGGATCCAATATCATGTTTAAAATATTGCTCACCCATAAAGCACGCATTGCAATGGATGCGTTTCCAGCACCTCTAAAAATTCCATTTATTAAGAATAGCAGCATAATAGTTCCATTACTGGCAAATAGAATTTTAGTATACCATTTCCCTTCTTGGATTAAAGCCTCAGAACCTCCCATCAATCGTAATATATCTTCCCCGAAAATGAAGCCTGAAACACTTAAAATAATAGAAATAAACACAGTTACAATTATCGCTTGTACTGATGTATGAGCGGCTTCTTTGTTTTTCTTTTCCCCTATTCTTCTTGCAACCATAGCAGTTGCAGCCATACTAAGCCCAATACCTAATGAATAAACTATTGTGATCACGGACTCGGTTAAACCTACAGTTGCTACAGCATTAGTGCCAACTTGAGCAACAAAAAATACATCAACCACTGCAAAAAGTGATTCCATAACCATTTCCAGAACCATAGGAACGGCCAATAAAATTATAGCTCTGCTAATCTTTATATTGGTTAAGTCTTCATTTGTTCCTTTTATGGCATATTGAAGGAAAACAATATATCTCTTAATTCTTTGTAGCATAATTATAGATGAAAATGCAAAGTAAATCTATTCTCAACTTAAGTTGACAACTTATACGCCTTTTTTCAGAGAACTGTATATCAAAACATTAAATGAAAGTGGCGGTTATTGATGAACTAAACTAAAGACTATGGAAAAGATTAAAACTAGAATTAAAAAAGGCTCCTTAACCGAAGAAAGAAGAGACTTTCTTAAAAAAGCAGGTGGTTTTGCTGTAATGAGCATGTTTGGATTATCATTTTTCACTTCATGTAGTGATGAAAATGACCCCACTCCTGACAATAATTCTTCTAATCCAACTGATGGTGGAAATACAACAGAAGGAATTCAAATTGATGGAAACACAATAACAATTGATTTAACTGTAATAGATGAATTAAATTCAAATGGTGGTTGGGTACTGATTGAAGAAGCCCAAACTTTAGTGGTTAATGATGGTGAAATTAAAGCCTTAACTTCTGTTTGCACTCACTCCGGTTGTGATAAAGATTGGTCCTTACAAGGAGGAAATTTTGTATGTTCTTGTCACGGATCTGTATTTACAACAGACGGAGAAGTAGTTAGCGGCCCAGCAAATGGTGATTTACAAAAATTTAGTGTTATTGTTGAAGAAGACATAGTTACAATAACGAAATGAAGAAAATTCTTATACTATTTCTTATATGGTGTTTTTCAGAGAACGCATTGTCACAAGCCTATATTACTGATGATGGTTCTATCAAATTTATCTCCAGAGCGCCACTTAATGAGTTTGATGGAAATTCTAGTTATTTGAATGGTTTAATTGATTTAGATAAAAACCTAGTTGATTTCTACATTGATTTGAACACCATAAAAACAGGGATTTCACTTAGGGATTCTCATATGAGGGATAGCTATTTAGAAACTAATGATTATCCTTATGCAGAATTTACAGGTACGATAGAGAATATTGAGCAGATTAATAAACAAACTTTACAGCGTGGTTTAAAAGTGGTTGCTAAAGGAGATTTCACCATTCATGGTGAAAAACAACAAAAAGAAATAAATGGAAGGTTAAAATTAAATGATGAAGGAAAATTAATTCTAGAAGCTAAATTTAAAGTAGCCTTGAAAGACCACAATATTGAAAAACCTTCCCTCCTAGGTTACGAACTTGCTGATGTTCAAGATGTAGAAATTAAAGCCATTTTAAATGAAAAATAAAAAATATTATTGTTTAGCATTAATATTAGTCTTCTCAATGGTGCAAACTAGTTATGCACAACTAGAGCGTAAACTTGTAAATAAAAATCCTGATGTTGAACTCACATTTGAGGCCCCAAGAAATATAAATTTACTTACCGTTGAACCTTTAGGTGCTAACAATCTTCATTGGGCAATTATGCATACTTTTGGCACCATTGATAATGGAGGACAAAACCTTTGGGGCATAGATAACGGAGCAAATATTAGATTAAGTTTTGAATATGGAATTAGTGATAGATGGTCTGTTGGCTTTGGAAGAAGTAGTTTAGACAAAGTATATGATTTTTATACACGATACCATATTATTAAGCAAAAGCTAGATGATTCAACACCACTTTCAATATCCGCTATGTTGAATTATGCTGTTAATACTAGCAATTATAAATTTTTAGGAACGGAAAACCCCACATTCAGACAACGTTCCTCTTACTTCGGTCAAATTATGTTGGCAAGAAAGTTTAATAAAAAATTAAGCCTTCAAATAAGTCCTATGGTCGCATATTTTGAAGACCCTCAAGATATATTCCTTAATAACAGCACGGAAGAAATAAATGCGGCTTTAGGCTTCTCTGGAAAATACAGAGCATTCGGCAGAAGTACGTTTACCGTTCAATTCATTCCTAATTTAACTAATGGCTTAAGACCAAATGTTGGGATTGGCTATGATTTGGAAGCTGGTGGTCACGTTTTTCAAATGTATTTTGTTACAGGCTCTAGTTTAAATGAACAATATTTACTGAGCTCACAAAATGGTGTTGTTGGCGAAGGTTTTCGATTAGGCTTTAACGTTAATCGAGTTTTCTCATTGGGGTCAAATGAGTAACATTTAACATTTGGATAATTTATATCTAAATTAATTTTTAGTAATTAGGAGTTATAAAACTACTTTAAAATGAAAAACCTAATAATTGTCTCATCAATTTTATTCTCGATCATTAGTTGTAAACAAAACCCTGAAAGCTATGAAAACATCGATTGGCAAGGTCATCGAGGTGCACGTGGGGTTTATCCTGAAAACACTTGGGCTGCCTTTCAATATGCTTTAGAACAAAACATGAATACTTTAGAAATGGATGTTGTCATTTCAAAAGATGGCAAAGTCGTTCTATCTCATGAGCCATTTCTAAATCATAAAATTTGCCTAGATACTGCAGGAAACCCAATTCCTGAGGCAGAGGAAAAAGAATGGAACATTTACAAAATGAACTACTCTGATTTACAAAAATGTGATTGTGGAACTATTCAAAATCCTGATTTTCCTAACCAGAAAACTTCCAGCTCATCGAAACCGCTTTTAATTGACATTATAAATAAAACAAAGTCTTATTGTGGTGAAAAAGGAATTGAATTACCTCATATGAATGTTGAAGTAAAATATGAGGAAGAAATGAAAGGTGAGTTTCATCCTGAAATTAAAGAATTTAACAAATTAGTATATAATGTGCTATCTGAAAATTACCCATCAGAGAAATGGAATATTCAATCATTTGATTTTAATGTATTAAAACACTTTCGCAAAAATTACCCAAAAGTAACTTTAGCAGCTTTAGTTTTTGAAAGTGGTGCATATGAGCAACAATTTGAAGACTTAGGCTTTACACCTGAAATTTACAGTCCTTATTTTCAATTAGTTGACAATGAAATGTTAACTGAATTACACGAACAAAATGTAAAGGTGATTCCGTGGACGGTAAATGAGGAAAAAGATGCCAAGAGACTTATAAAATTAGGCATAGATGGCATCATTACAGATTATCCGGAATTAGCCGACAAATTCCGTAAGAATCCTTAATTTTGCCTAAATATTAGAAATTAAAAAACCTGTTAGCTTTGAAAATTTAATAGCGAATTCGCTATTTTATTCCTCTTTAATTTTAATAGAAAAACCTAACAGGTTTCTGTTTTCGTTAAACTAAAGCGATCTCAGATTCACTAATTATAAAATACTAATTAATATTTATGTCTAATAAAAAATACGACATCTACGGGATTGGAAATGCCTTGGTAGATATCATAACTGAAGTTTCAGAAGAGTTCGTTTTGGCAAACAAGGTCGAAAAAGGCGTTATGACCTTGGTAGAAGAAGAAAGACAAGCGGAGCTATTAAATTCTATGAAAATCACTGAAGAACACATGCAAGGTGGTGGTTCAGCTGCTAACACATTGGTTGCTTCTAGTCAATTTGGCGCAAAAGGATTTTATTCTTGTAAGGTAGCTAATGACATGGAAGGTAAGTTCTTTTTGAAAGATTTAAAAGAAAATGGAATTGACACGGTTTTAACACCTGAAACTGCGCCTCACGGTACTACAGGAAAAGTATTGGTGATGACTACTCCTGATGCTGAAAGAACAATGAATACTTTTTTAGGGATAACCTCTGATTTTTCTGAAAAGGAAATTCATGAATACGCATTAAAAGATTCAAAATATTTATACCTAGAAGGCTATTTAGTAACATCAGAAAGTGGTTTAGCAGCTATGCAAAAGGCTAAAAAAATTGCTGAAGAAAACGATGTAAAAGTAGCCCTTACATTCTCTGATCCATCTATGGTTAAGTATTTCAAAGAACAAATGGAATCAGTAGTGGGTGCAAGTGTTGATATGTTATTCTGTAATGAAGAAGAAGCAGCACTTTTCACAGGAGAAAATGATATAAAAAGTATAAGAGAAGAACTTAAAAAAGTAGCAAAAAAGTTTGCAATTACTCAAGGTAAAAATGGAGCTATCATTTACGATGGTGATACCTTTATTGATATTGAACCTTATCAAGTTCAAGCAATAGACAGCAATGGTGCTGGTGATATGTTCGCAGGAGCATTTTTATTTGCCATTACACATGGGCATAGCTTCGCAGATGCTGGGAAATTAGCTTCTTTAGCAAGTTCTAAAATTGTAACACAATTAGGCCCAAGGTTAAGCTGGCCAGATGCCAAAGAAATCCTAAGCAGATGGACAGCTGAATAATAGGATGAACATTTAATCAAATGCCTTTCGATTTCTCGAAGGGCATTTTTTTTAATCACCTATGCTGGTCAATCAAAATCGTATTACCATCAGGATCCTTTAAGATAATATTTGCAGGACCTTCTTTACTTCCATCGGTTGCCTGTATTAGTTCTAATCCTTTTGATTTCAAATCCTTTTCAATTTTTCTAACATCATCAAAAGGATTGATATCTTCTCCATTCTCATTCCATCCTGGATTAAAAGTCAGAATATTTTCTTCAAACATTCCTTGAAATAAGCCTACTAAAGAGTTCTCATTATTCATGATGAGATAATTCTTATCTAAATCTCCACTTAAAACTTGGAAGCCTAACTTTTCATAAAATTCTTTGGAAACTTTAAGATCTTTAACTGCTAAGCTTATTGAAAATGCTCCTAATCTCATAATTTGATTGTATTGGTTCTTCAATCAAATTACAATTTTTTCAATAAAAAATGCATTCCGTAGCTGAATGACTTAATGTTTAGCAGATTTTAATTTCAATATTAAAAGATTAACTACAAATAAAGCGATCATTGTTATAGATATCATCAATATGTAAGTAGTTGCAAATGCAAGATTATGGCCAAAATTTAAGCCCACTTCATATACAGAAGCACTATCAAAATTAGTGAAAATTGAATAGACAAAAGTGAGTAAATAAGCAATGCCAATGAAGCTAAAAATAATTTTGAGGAATTTTTTAAGGTTTAGGTTGATCATAACAAAAGTATTTAAGGTTATTAAAATTCTAAGTCATATGAATTCATGAGTTTTCATTTATATTTATAAAGTTAAAAAAATATGGCAAGATCAGCATTTCTGATCCTGCCTAATATCTTAATTACAATATTGATTTAAATAATAATTAACGCTGCTGTCACCTAAGCTTTTCGCTTTATTCCAATCTTCACAAGCTTCAGTATCATTTTCCAATTGATAATTTACATTTCCTCTTAACTTATAATAAGAAGCGTCATCATTTTTTAATTCAATTGCTTTGTTTAAATCTTTTAAAGCTGGGAGAAAATTTTCAAGAACAGATTTAACATTTCCCCTGTAGTAATATGCCGAAGCATCTTCTGGGTTTAACTGAACTACTTTATCATAATCTTGTAAGGCACCTTCCCAATCTTCGGTTTCTTCTCTTAAAATTGCTCTGTTGTAATAAGCATCTGTATTATTAGGATCTAAAGTGATGGCCTTAGAATAATCTTCAGCTGCATATCTTACATTCCCTAAATACAAATAACACTGAGCCCTATACAAATAAATTGAAGCATCTGCTGGTGATGCCTCAGCAGCTTTGTTAAAATCATCTAAGGCTGCTTGATAATCTTCTAATTCTAAATACGACCTACCTCTTTTAAAATAAGAATCTGATTTAATAACATCTCCTTGAATTGCTCTTTCGAAGTAAGATACTGAGCCCACCCAGTCTTCTATTGCATAATATGATTCTGCTTTTATGTAAAATACTTGAGGGTTTCCTTCATCTAAATCTTCCAAAGCATCCACATCATCAATTACACCTTGATAGTTTTCCTTTTCATATCTTGCTACTGCCCTATTTTCATAAGCTCTGGCATAATCTGAATCTAAGGATAGCGCTTGATCATAATCTTTTATCGCTTCATCAATATTCCCTTGGAGCTGTTTAGCCTTACCTCTATTATTAAAATAAACCGCCTCATTTATTCCACCAGAAATAGCGGTATTATAATCGCTAATAGCTCCCGACAAATCATCCAATCTAAATTTAGTATTCCCTCTTAACGCATAAGCTTCATACAATTCTTTGTTGGCTGCAATTGCAATGTCAAAATCCTGAAGTGCATTCTGCCAATTGTTTAATGCATAATTGGATTTCGCTCTAAACAAATAAAGTTGATCCGCTTTGCTGCCAAATTCTTCGGCTTTATCGAAATCAGATAAAGCAATTTCATATTGCTCATTTCTAAAATTAATTACCCCTCTGTGAAAATAGGTTTCAGGGTGCTTATCCCCAAATGTAACTGCTTGATTCAAATCACTTAAGGCCGGATCAAGTTCTTCCTGTTGGAAATAGGCGTTACCTCTACCATAATATAAATCTGATGACTGATTCCCCATTTGAAATGCTTGATCCATCATATTAATGGTTTCACCATAATTCTCAAGATTATAATAACTTAATCCCATGCGTACATAAGTGTTATTGTCAACCTGACCCAATTCAACAGCCTTATTAAAATCAGTTAATGCACTCTCCCATGACTCTAAAAAGAAATGAGCATTTGCTCTATTTAATACACCTTGCGGATAATTAGGATCTATGGTAAGCGATTGGTTATAATCCTGTAAAGCTGCTTCGTAATTTCCAAGCTTTGCTTTTGCCTTACCTCTATTGTTATAAATGATTTCATCTTTTTGCCCTAAAGTAATAGCCTGATCATATGATTTAATTGCATCTTTAAATCTATCCTGACGGAATAAGGTATTAGCATAATTAAAATGAGTTGTTGGATTCTGTGTACCAAAGCCAATTGCTCTTTGAAGGAATTTACTTGCTTCCTCATATTGTTTTCCTTCGTATAAAGCATTACCCAAGTTTTCAACTACTTCTTTGTCTGTAACACCTTTGTCAATTGCTTTAGATAACTGTGTTGCTGCTTCCCTATAATTTTCAATGACAAAAAATGCATTCCCTATGTTGGCATACAATTCAGCTTCATCAATTCCACCTTCAATTGCTTTTTGATAATCGCTTATGGCTGGTCTATAATCTTCTTTGTTATATAAGATATTTCCTTTGAAATAATGTAATTGTGCATTTTTAACACCACCTGTGATTGCCGTTTGCATATTTTCTAAAGCCTTATCAAACTGCTGAGTTTGATAATAAGCCAAACCGAGCATTTCAGCCACCTGTGTACTTTTATTTTCTATTTTTTCTAAATCACTTATCGATCCACTATAATTCTTTTGCTGATAATAAGCTGTACCTCTGTTTAATAAGGCTTGTTCATAATCTGGTTTTTCTGTTAAAGCCAAATCATAATCTTTAACGGCTTCCGCTACCTTATCCTGTAAAAATTTAGCTTTCCCCCTATTGTTAAATAAAATAGGGTCTTTAGCTCCTAAATTCACAGCTTTTGTATAAGCCTCTTCAGCTCTAATTAAGTTTTGATTTCTAAAATATAAATTGCCTAAATTAAAATAAACATCAATAGATTTACTTCCCATATCGGAGGCTTTGGACAAGTCCATAATAGCCATATCTGCTGATTTCATTTCATTGTAGGCCAAGCCTCTTTTCTCATATAAGTTTATGCTTGTTTCACCTTGCTCTTCTGCTTTTGTTAAAGCTTCAGCAGCACTTCTAAAATTTCCAGCTTCAAATTGAGACTGACCTAAAGCATAATAGACTTGCTGTGTATTTTTCCCGCCTTGAATAGCAGAATTCAAAGCTCGCACTGCCTCTTCATAATTTTTCGTTTCGAAATAAGACAAGCCTATTATTTCATAATTATCTGCAGATCTATCCCCTCTCTGAAAAGCTTGCTTAACCGTTTCAATGGATTGCTCATACTCCTTTTTATTGAATTGAGCTTTTGCTAAAGCAGAAAATAAATCTGCTTCATTATAGGAGGCTTCTTTTGCTTTATTTAATGCAGCTATAGCTTTATCCCAATTTTGATTGGCATTTGCCATAAAGCCTTGATAGAGGAATAGCTTAGCCCCCGATGAACCTGATGCGATTGCTCTTTCAATGTTAATTTTAGCTTCTTGAGTATTCCCTGCTTCATATAATAAAATAGCATATTCTTCAAAAACTTCTGGTGACTTTGCTCCAGCTGCAATGGCTTTTTTGAAATACGAAATAGCTCCTTCATTTTGATTTAATTCAATTTTAGCTTTTGCTGCATTTTTGAAAAGAGTAGTATCGTTTACACCAAATGAAATAGCCCTTTCTAAATTTTGAATTGATTCTTGATATGCTCCTCTTTCATATTGAGCTGTACCTAGCAATTGAAAAATCTCTCCATCATTCGCACCTCTTTCTACAGCAGCTTTAAAATCAGCTATTGCTCTATCACTTTGGGAATCCTTTAAATAGGCAATCCCTCTGTTTTTGTAAGTTTTAACCTCATTATTGCCTCCACTAATTGCTTTACCGTAATTAATGATCGCTTCACTGTATTTCTCAGTATTAAATTGAGCTTCTGCTAATTGAAGAAATACTTCTTGATCATTAGTACCTTGCTGAATTGCTTTTTTGTAATCTTCAATTGCTTTTGACCAATCCTCTGTTTTGAAATAAGCGGCTCCTCGGTTTTCTAGTGCAGTTTGATAATTAGCTTTTAATCCTAATGATGTAGTATAATCAGCAATTGCAGCCTCATATTTTTCAGTTAGAAATTTAGCTTTCCCTCTATTATTGAATAAGATCTCAGATTCATATCCCAACTTCTCTGCCTGATCATAAGCATTTATTGCGTTGGCATATTTCTCATTTTTGAAGTATGCATTCCCTAAATAATAGCTCACTTTCGGATCTTTGAATTCTAATTCAACTGCCTTTTCCAAATCAGGAATGGCTTGACTGATTTGATCCAATTCGTAATGAGAAATCCCTTTATAGGCATACCATTTAGCCTCATTAACTTTTTCTTTTTGAGCTTGTGCAAAATCATTAATTGCTTCAGTATACTTATTAAGCTCAAAGTATGCGAAAGCCCTAATTGAATAAGCTCTAGGGCTAGATTTTATTTTAAAAGCATTGGTTAGATTTGAAATTGTCTTATTATAATCTTTAGCTTCAAATGCTGAGAAGCCTGCCATCTTCCATGCAAAATCATCTTTCGGATTTTGGTTAGCAAACTTTTCAAATGTATTAATTGAATTAGCCCAATCTTCACTTGCATAAGCATTCAATGCAGATAATAAATGTGCGTTTTCACTAATCCTATTGGTAAAATTTGAAAACCCATTGGTGATTGGGTTGGCCTTTTCTAATCGAGATATATCAATAATTACGGCTCCATTTATGCCATCCGCCTTATTTAAAATAAAGCCTTGAATTTTATCATTTTCTACAACAGCGGCTCCAATAGCATCTTTATTCAGATTATCAGGTATTACGGCAAAAACACCATATCCTTCTATTTCAGAAGCACTCGCTACACTAACATTCGATTTTTTCACATCCTGTATAGCATCAGCTCTTAGCATATTAAAACTGGCTCCTTTCTTAATAATTCCTTCCCCAAGATTAGC is drawn from Marivirga arenosa and contains these coding sequences:
- a CDS encoding CaiB/BaiF CoA transferase family protein: MEGIFKELRVLELANVLAGPSVGQFFAELGAEVIKIENPKSCGDVTRSWKLKNEEKESSVSAYFSSANCGKKSIALDLSNQEDLSIFYELVKISDVVIASYKSGDAQKLKVDFESLKLLNPKIIYGQITGYGEHDKRVGYDAIIQAESGFMKMNGEPGGKSLKMPVALVDVLAAHQLKEAILLAYINLLKNGVGSKVSVSLFESAVSALVNQATNYLVAKHIPTKMGTEHPNIAPYGTVLRTKNQKEILLAVGTDKQFRNLCKVLGLGNIVDDQRFKSNSERVQNREIINQYLLEKAENILAEELIHQLNSANVPAGVLKSIDEVFETKEASEMIFQEGENPHGLRHFVGEIQFMEKISHLPPPPELDADRAEILSLLR
- a CDS encoding DUF5777 family beta-barrel protein, translated to MKNKKYYCLALILVFSMVQTSYAQLERKLVNKNPDVELTFEAPRNINLLTVEPLGANNLHWAIMHTFGTIDNGGQNLWGIDNGANIRLSFEYGISDRWSVGFGRSSLDKVYDFYTRYHIIKQKLDDSTPLSISAMLNYAVNTSNYKFLGTENPTFRQRSSYFGQIMLARKFNKKLSLQISPMVAYFEDPQDIFLNNSTEEINAALGFSGKYRAFGRSTFTVQFIPNLTNGLRPNVGIGYDLEAGGHVFQMYFVTGSSLNEQYLLSSQNGVVGEGFRLGFNVNRVFSLGSNE
- a CDS encoding MATE family efflux transporter codes for the protein MLQRIKRYIVFLQYAIKGTNEDLTNIKISRAIILLAVPMVLEMVMESLFAVVDVFFVAQVGTNAVATVGLTESVITIVYSLGIGLSMAATAMVARRIGEKKNKEAAHTSVQAIIVTVFISIILSVSGFIFGEDILRLMGGSEALIQEGKWYTKILFASNGTIMLLFLINGIFRGAGNASIAMRALWVSNILNMILDPIFIFGFGPIPEMGVTGAAIATAIGRSIGVLYQLYHLLKGTGVISVSFHHLKPDFSIIKRIVKIASGGVGQFLIESASWIFLVRIISNFGSEVLAGYTIALRIIIFTILPSFGISNAGATLVGQNLGAKFPERAEKSVWLAARYNVIFLFTVSLVFFIFSNEIVGIFTDVAAVKAEAIKAVRFICFGYIFFAYGMVLSHAFNGAGDTKTPTIINFVCFWLFQIPLAYYIANQMGYGSNGVYIGIVSAFALLAIISIIWFKRGKWKLTEV
- the mraZ gene encoding division/cell wall cluster transcriptional repressor MraZ, with amino-acid sequence MAFFTGEYDCKLDAKGRMVLPAKIKNSLPEGSGDELVVRRGFEPCLVLYPMLEYKKIFSKIAGLNEFNAEYRNLQRNFFRGNAIVELDSAGRILIPKNMMSFAGLQKESIVVGMGNRVEIWEPSKYDDYLIKDQKEFSELAEKHLFES
- a CDS encoding YceI family protein, with product MKKILILFLIWCFSENALSQAYITDDGSIKFISRAPLNEFDGNSSYLNGLIDLDKNLVDFYIDLNTIKTGISLRDSHMRDSYLETNDYPYAEFTGTIENIEQINKQTLQRGLKVVAKGDFTIHGEKQQKEINGRLKLNDEGKLILEAKFKVALKDHNIEKPSLLGYELADVQDVEIKAILNEK
- the rsmH gene encoding 16S rRNA (cytosine(1402)-N(4))-methyltransferase RsmH, producing the protein MSEYHEPVMLQQCLDGLAIKPSGVYADLTFGGGGHTKAILEKLTDGRLFSFDQDQDAEANAETIDHPGFEFVQANFRYIKKYLKLYGVKQLDGVLADLGVSSHQFNKAERGFSTRFDAELDMRMDQNASLSAKQVINEYSEADLHKIFGLYGEVRNAKTLAAAIVSARNNNPINTIGELKAVLEKFAKRGRENKYYAQVFQALRIEVNEELKALEEVLLQMEEVIKPGGRLVVMSYHSLEDRLVKNYINKGKLDGHEEKDFYGNVLKPFKALTRKPVVADDEEVERNNRARSAKLRIAEKL
- a CDS encoding Rieske (2Fe-2S) protein, whose translation is MEKIKTRIKKGSLTEERRDFLKKAGGFAVMSMFGLSFFTSCSDENDPTPDNNSSNPTDGGNTTEGIQIDGNTITIDLTVIDELNSNGGWVLIEEAQTLVVNDGEIKALTSVCTHSGCDKDWSLQGGNFVCSCHGSVFTTDGEVVSGPANGDLQKFSVIVEEDIVTITK